The window GGAATGTCGACTGCATTGAGGGTAACAAGCTGTTCAAATTTTTTAGTCAGCTCTCTGCCAACCAAAATCTGTCGCTCCGGCTCTAGCTCTTTGCTTAGCAAAGTCAATGTTTCTCGAATTTGATGGGGTGATTCAAAAAAGATGCTGGTTTTTGCATTGCTTCGTATATCTTGAATCAACACGCCACGCTCTTTGGCCTTGTTCGGCCAAAAGCCTAAAAATTGAAAGCGCCCTTCCGATGGCAGCATGACTGAGCCACTGGCAGAAATGGCGGACGAAACCGCGCTAGCGCCTGGAATGGGAATAATTCGAAAGCCCGCTTTTTGGACGGCATTGACAAGGCGTGCGCCAGGATCAGAAACGCCTGGGGTACCCGCATCTGAAATATAGGCCCAGCGTTCGTTTTGGGCGAGATGCTGAATGATGGTCTGTGCGCCAGCAATTTCATTGTGCTCATGCAAGGCGACACACTTTTTATGAATGCCAAAATGTTGAAGCAGGGGCGCGCTATGTCTAGTGTCTTCACAGGCGATGCCATCTACCGAATTGAGGACATGCAGAGCACGCAAAGTGATGTCTCCCAAATTGCCAATTGGGGTGGCAACCATGTATAAGGCTCCAGCTGGTAGATCCTGTTGTTTTAAAAAGTCAAAGGAGCTTAATTCCATGGGAGCAATCTTTTGCGAGAGTAATGTGAATAAGTAAGAGAATACGTCCCTTTTGAATTCGTGGGCAGCCTAGGCATCTTCACTGCACTTTGGCGCATAATAATGTGATGGATAAAGATACCCTCGAACGTTTGCGCGCTCGCGCATCCCAACATTTTCTAGACAGCATTGCTGTAAAGCAAGAAGCTGAAAAAATACTGCCCGAGCAAGTGGCGCGCGCTATAGTCGCTATGACGGGTTGTTTACGTGCCGGCGGCAAAGTGATGGCCTGCGGCAATGGCGGCTCTGCTGCTGATGCACAGCATTTTGCTGCTGAGCTTATTGGACGCTTTGAGCGAGAGCGCCAAGAGTTGGCTGCGATTGCGCTGACAACGGACACCTCAATCTTGACTGCGGTAGGTAACGATTACGGCTATGACGAGATCTTCAGTAAGCAAGTTCGAGGCCTTGGTAAAAAAGGCGACATCTTAATTGGAATCTCCACGTCTGGAAATTCTAAAAATGTAGTGATAGCGATTGAGGCCGCAAAAAAGATGGGAATCAAAATTATTGCCCTGACTGGTAATGGCGGCGGAAAAATTGCAAGCCTATTGGATGAGGATGACATTCATCTATGTGCACCATCTACCCGCACTGCTCGAATTCAAGAAACACATTTAGTACTGTTGCATGCCTTGTGTGATGGTGTAGACCATTTACTGCTCGATTAAGTGACTATCAATTTTTAGAAAGTTCGTATATGCAAAATACACTCCCTATCAAATTATTTGCTGCGATTTTGATTTCATCATTTCTATCGGGCTGTGGAGTGCTAGCCGTTGGTGGTGTTGTAGCGGGAGCTAGCGTAATGGCCGACCGTCGAACACCCGCTGTGCAAGCAATCGATAAGGGCATTGAGCTAGAGGCTGGCAATGCTTTGGGCAAACGTTTTGGTGATGGAGCGCATATTAATGTGACGTCATTTAACCAAAAAGTATTGCTTACTGGCGAGGCTAAAGATGCTGATGTTAAGAGTCAGGCTAGTGCATATGTAAAGGCGATGAAGAATGCGCGCTCTGTATTTAATGAGTTGATTGTTGGGCCCAATAGTACCTTCACTGCGCGAGCTAATGATTCCTATCTTGAATCAAAAATTAAAACGCAAATGATTTTTACAGAGAAGTTGCCATCCAATTCAATGGTGATTATTGCTGAAGGTAGCAGCGTTTATTTGATGGGTATTCTGACGCAGAACGAAGCAGAGATTGCCAAGAAAGTGGCAAGTAACACAAGCGGTGTAAAAGATGTTTATGTCTACTTTGATATTATTTCTGAGGCAGAAAAAACGCGCTTAGAAAAACAAGGCAAGGCGGATGAGTCGCAGCCCAATTCAGCGCCTCAACAATAAAGTCATCGGACGAGAAGTAGACAATGAATTTTTCAATGCAACGCATGAAATTTTTTTTATTGCTCACCCTCTTTGTACTTTGTCCTCTGAGCGTTCAGGCATCTACTGATGATATAAAAGCAGTCGTACTGGCAAAACAAAATGCTTGCTTAGGTTGCCATGCGCTAGATAAAAAAATTGTTGGTCCAAGCCTGCAGGCTGTTGCAAAGAAATATGCAAACGATCCCAACGCAAAAGCATTTTTAAAAAACAAAATTCTGAAGGGTGGCTCTGGATCTTGGGGCGTTGTACCAATGCCAGCAAATGCTAAATTAAGTGATGCTGATGTTGCTCTATTGGTAAGCTGGATTCTGCGAGGAGCTCCAAGCGCAAATTAAGTAGGACTAGCGACCAGCTTGTTAAGAAGCCAAGACCACGCCGCATTTGAGCGCTTGAAATTTTCTTTAAGCGCATAGTCAAAGCCAGCCCATTGCTCATTGACTGCCTCCTCTGCGATCGTGCTTGGACTCGCTGGCGCTAGTGTCAAATAGGCGTCTGCATCTCCGTGAGCATACTCAATGCGCATATCTGCCTTATGAGCCAAGTGCATCATGGCCCTATTATTAGCGAGGCAATGTACAAACAAAGTTTCAATACGAGTATTTCGTGAGCGAACTGAGGCTCGTGCCAGTAGCGCAGTGCCTATGCCCTGCCCGCGGCTATTTGGCAGCACAGAGACCCCAAACTCAGCAGCCTGTGACTGACCCTTCAATTTTGGTAAATACGCCAAATGAGCCATGCCAATGAGGTTTAGCTGGGAATCAAAGCTGCCGAATAGGGCATCCCTATTGAAATTAAGACGCTCAGCATAGTGATGAATGACCTCATCAGGAGTTTGAGTGCCGAATCGTAGTCGACGATCTTCATCATCTAATAGTAGAAGGTGAGCGAGAATCTCTGCCCGATAGCCCTCATGCAGTTCACGAACAGGAACAGCTGGGCCAGCCGTATAGGGCTGCCTAGATAAGTAACCGCTCGCTAATTTGTTGTGCATAGCAACATAGTAGCAGGGGTAAGCAAAAAACACAGGGTTATCCCTAGTATTTTTGCTGCGGGTAAAAAAGAGGCACAAATTTACTGAAATAAAGACCTGTCAGATGATCTATTTGACATCAGATCAATCAAAACCTGTCAATTTTTCAAAAAAGTTGAAAATATTTTTCAGTCATATGGCGCTGTTTTTAAAGGGATTATTTTCAAAGTAAGAAAAAACATCACTTTTTTATAGAAAAAGACTACGAAAGGTGTTGACGGACCCTAAAAAGGGGTATAAAGTCTCATCTCTCTGCTGCAACGTTTTACGAATTACGAAAAAACGAAGCGGCCCTCTTTAAAAATTAGTCAACCGATAATTGTGGGTACTAAGTGAAAGCATCAAGTCCTTTGGGACAGATGTAAATAAATAGTACTCATAGACAGTAAAAAGATTTGGTTTTATTACCAAGTCAATTTCTTTTGAATGAGTGCGACGATCCGCAAGGATCACAGGAATTAAACTGAAGAGTTTGATCCTGGCTCAGATTGAACGCTGGCGGCATGCCTTACACATGCAAGTCGAACGGCAGCACGGGTACTTGT is drawn from Polynucleobacter arcticus and contains these coding sequences:
- the rsmI gene encoding 16S rRNA (cytidine(1402)-2'-O)-methyltransferase encodes the protein MELSSFDFLKQQDLPAGALYMVATPIGNLGDITLRALHVLNSVDGIACEDTRHSAPLLQHFGIHKKCVALHEHNEIAGAQTIIQHLAQNERWAYISDAGTPGVSDPGARLVNAVQKAGFRIIPIPGASAVSSAISASGSVMLPSEGRFQFLGFWPNKAKERGVLIQDIRSNAKTSIFFESPHQIRETLTLLSKELEPERQILVGRELTKKFEQLVTLNAVDIPLWLEEAESLKGEFVILIAGRQSNMDEAPEHSTLLMWATALSPYLGSKEIAAVLAQALGLSKKEAYQIALDAKGQDEGQ
- a CDS encoding phosphoheptose isomerase; amino-acid sequence: MDKDTLERLRARASQHFLDSIAVKQEAEKILPEQVARAIVAMTGCLRAGGKVMACGNGGSAADAQHFAAELIGRFERERQELAAIALTTDTSILTAVGNDYGYDEIFSKQVRGLGKKGDILIGISTSGNSKNVVIAIEAAKKMGIKIIALTGNGGGKIASLLDEDDIHLCAPSTRTARIQETHLVLLHALCDGVDHLLLD
- a CDS encoding BON domain-containing protein, whose product is MQNTLPIKLFAAILISSFLSGCGVLAVGGVVAGASVMADRRTPAVQAIDKGIELEAGNALGKRFGDGAHINVTSFNQKVLLTGEAKDADVKSQASAYVKAMKNARSVFNELIVGPNSTFTARANDSYLESKIKTQMIFTEKLPSNSMVIIAEGSSVYLMGILTQNEAEIAKKVASNTSGVKDVYVYFDIISEAEKTRLEKQGKADESQPNSAPQQ
- a CDS encoding c-type cytochrome, whose product is MNFSMQRMKFFLLLTLFVLCPLSVQASTDDIKAVVLAKQNACLGCHALDKKIVGPSLQAVAKKYANDPNAKAFLKNKILKGGSGSWGVVPMPANAKLSDADVALLVSWILRGAPSAN
- a CDS encoding GNAT family N-acetyltransferase; the encoded protein is MHNKLASGYLSRQPYTAGPAVPVRELHEGYRAEILAHLLLLDDEDRRLRFGTQTPDEVIHHYAERLNFNRDALFGSFDSQLNLIGMAHLAYLPKLKGQSQAAEFGVSVLPNSRGQGIGTALLARASVRSRNTRIETLFVHCLANNRAMMHLAHKADMRIEYAHGDADAYLTLAPASPSTIAEEAVNEQWAGFDYALKENFKRSNAAWSWLLNKLVASPT